A genomic stretch from Terriglobus sp. RCC_193 includes:
- a CDS encoding type IV secretion system protein, translating into MSIAVLAQALPSASSGMDWLYQFTNNLTNLTTQNGGALTQLGWTELSAISLFTLVNMVINWNTSTMTFRLHHHLVRAGDLTHFLLKLIVCSLLLNYWVNPFPGASFGINHFFSYIAQAMVAAFDQHSLDQLLQLLKNAGNGTSMPSLTAPVQILCYVVVQIMLGLASAILFVINCSAFILYGVTALFGPVFVPLLMTQTFKAKFFHFLDVLISFAMIRAVAAAFIYVWAGFMNGFLQQTFNGNYSMDMWIANLIPCLMVFVAFIINMLFIPSMTQAIFGGAAGLASSGQQTVGNIVRTLAITGGV; encoded by the coding sequence ATGAGCATCGCCGTTCTCGCACAAGCATTACCGTCCGCAAGCTCGGGCATGGACTGGCTCTACCAGTTCACCAATAACCTGACCAATCTAACAACGCAGAACGGCGGCGCATTGACCCAACTCGGTTGGACCGAGCTTAGTGCCATCTCTCTCTTCACCCTCGTGAACATGGTCATCAACTGGAACACGAGTACGATGACGTTCCGGTTGCATCACCATCTTGTACGTGCCGGCGACCTTACTCACTTCCTGCTCAAACTCATCGTGTGCAGTCTGCTGCTGAACTATTGGGTTAACCCGTTCCCAGGCGCGAGCTTCGGCATCAATCACTTCTTCTCGTACATCGCTCAAGCGATGGTTGCCGCGTTCGACCAACATTCGCTGGATCAGTTGCTACAGCTTCTTAAGAACGCTGGCAATGGTACGTCTATGCCTTCTTTGACGGCACCAGTGCAAATCCTCTGCTACGTGGTCGTCCAGATTATGCTTGGGCTTGCTTCTGCCATCCTCTTCGTCATCAATTGCAGTGCCTTCATCCTCTACGGGGTAACCGCACTCTTTGGCCCTGTCTTTGTGCCGTTGCTCATGACACAAACCTTTAAAGCGAAGTTCTTCCACTTCCTCGATGTGCTCATCTCGTTTGCGATGATTCGGGCGGTAGCGGCCGCATTCATTTATGTGTGGGCAGGATTCATGAATGGATTCCTCCAGCAAACCTTCAATGGCAACTATTCGATGGACATGTGGATCGCAAATTTGATCCCTTGCTTAATGGTTTTCGTCGCATTCATCATTAACATGCTGTTCATTCCGAGCATGACGCAGGCCATCTTTGGCGGTGCGGCGGGACTCGCATCATCAGGCCAACAGACGGTCGGGAACATCGTCAGGACGCTCGCAATCACTGGAGGCGTATAG
- a CDS encoding VirB8/TrbF family protein yields the protein MSTHTAPIERALTPEQSLLTDQIGNEVYASHYAERKAYRLVISCGTVLICGSMWLNFSLAHRPIANRYIRIDEMGRAQAIQYKDLDYSPREGEVRTYLTDWANYRYTINREVVAKKYPLNYYFLSGPLASQLMGTDNQNHLVSQVAAGQVESSDVEVRNVTITSMSEEMVQSVRIARGTALVTFDKIFSEEHSHQPRTEHWLLSVTYYLNPKQVNDQAKIYPQYEFINPLGLTITEFHENRVSVDPMTPGGTVTNPNGIAQPAHGAAR from the coding sequence ATGTCCACGCACACAGCACCCATTGAGCGCGCGCTAACGCCTGAGCAATCGCTCCTCACAGACCAGATCGGCAATGAGGTCTATGCCTCGCACTATGCCGAGCGGAAAGCCTACCGCCTTGTCATCAGCTGCGGAACCGTATTGATATGCGGTTCCATGTGGCTGAACTTCTCTCTGGCGCACCGCCCGATTGCCAACCGCTACATCCGCATCGACGAAATGGGCCGTGCCCAGGCGATCCAATATAAGGACCTAGACTACAGTCCCCGTGAGGGCGAAGTGAGGACGTACCTGACCGACTGGGCCAACTATCGCTACACCATTAATCGGGAGGTCGTCGCCAAAAAGTATCCGCTCAACTACTACTTCCTCTCGGGGCCGCTCGCCTCGCAACTCATGGGCACGGATAACCAGAATCATCTCGTCTCGCAGGTCGCTGCAGGCCAGGTCGAATCGAGTGATGTTGAGGTGCGCAACGTGACCATCACGTCCATGTCCGAAGAGATGGTGCAGAGCGTTCGCATCGCGCGTGGAACGGCGCTTGTGACCTTCGACAAGATCTTCTCCGAAGAGCATTCCCATCAGCCCCGCACCGAGCACTGGTTGTTGTCTGTGACGTACTACCTGAATCCGAAGCAGGTTAATGACCAGGCGAAGATCTACCCGCAATACGAGTTCATCAATCCGCTGGGATTGACGATCACGGAGTTCCACGAAAACCGCGTGTCGGTGGACCCCATGACACCTGGAGGCACTGTTACAAATCCCAACGGCATTGCCCAGCCTGCTCATGGAGCTGCGCGATGA
- a CDS encoding CpaF family protein, which yields MSFQLILPFFPEELRALLLDPSISDLMINGTTGVFADRCGVVEHIPLSTPYTNDRLTAAIERVARILGQDLTAQNPILNTRLPDGSRVAVVGPPSSINGPTLTVRKFNRWYTSDELVHAGDFPAHVRDTVLTLLQKRKNGIISGGTGSGKSTLMKALLDHVPLHERLVVIEQPAELKIAHPNAVRWEAVDAIPGQVAITPSQLVAAALRHRPDRIIMGEIRDECGYDLLQAMNTGHGGTLSTLHADSAVDALDRLADMALSARTNLDQAFVRSQTGKAVDFVLHCERDVTGRRRIRELITVSGYSHAEQCFQTEEVYRASDA from the coding sequence ATGAGCTTCCAGCTCATACTCCCGTTCTTTCCGGAGGAGCTTCGTGCGCTTCTCTTGGACCCGTCAATCTCGGATTTGATGATCAACGGTACGACAGGAGTATTCGCGGATCGTTGCGGCGTGGTCGAGCATATTCCGCTCTCCACGCCGTACACCAATGACCGCCTGACGGCGGCTATTGAGCGCGTCGCCCGCATCCTCGGGCAAGACTTGACCGCCCAGAATCCTATCCTGAATACGCGCTTGCCGGACGGCTCACGAGTGGCCGTCGTAGGGCCGCCATCCTCTATCAATGGACCAACGCTCACGGTGCGCAAGTTCAACCGCTGGTACACCTCCGATGAGTTGGTCCATGCAGGGGACTTTCCCGCACACGTTCGAGACACTGTTCTCACTCTCTTACAGAAGCGCAAGAACGGCATCATCAGCGGCGGAACTGGCTCGGGTAAGTCGACTTTGATGAAAGCGCTCCTCGACCATGTTCCGCTCCATGAAAGGCTCGTCGTGATCGAGCAGCCGGCGGAGTTGAAGATTGCCCATCCGAACGCTGTTCGTTGGGAGGCGGTCGATGCCATTCCCGGCCAGGTTGCCATCACGCCGAGCCAGTTGGTGGCGGCAGCTCTCCGCCACCGTCCCGACCGCATCATCATGGGCGAAATCCGTGACGAATGCGGATACGACTTACTGCAGGCCATGAACACCGGCCACGGCGGGACGCTCTCCACATTGCACGCCGATTCTGCTGTGGATGCCTTGGATCGTCTGGCCGACATGGCCCTCAGTGCAAGAACCAATTTGGATCAGGCATTTGTCCGATCGCAGACCGGCAAAGCCGTGGACTTCGTGTTGCATTGCGAGCGCGATGTCACGGGCCGCCGCCGCATCCGCGAACTGATTACGGTCTCCGGATACAGTCATGCGGAGCAATGCTTCCAGACGGAGGAGGTCTATCGTGCTTCCGACGCCTGA
- a CDS encoding single-stranded DNA-binding protein, whose protein sequence is MYSNKVTLIGFLGNDAEVRTNGDRSLTTLSLATKSSYKKDGKYIEHTEWHRCVVFGKLGEFAAKLTKGAHIQVEGALRSRKYESKKTNSEQTIWEIRVNSILKLDRAAKSAAEDDDELIEEEVA, encoded by the coding sequence ATGTACTCAAACAAAGTCACCCTTATCGGCTTCCTCGGCAACGACGCAGAAGTTCGCACCAACGGCGATCGCAGCCTCACCACTCTCTCCCTCGCAACCAAATCCTCGTACAAGAAGGACGGCAAGTACATCGAGCACACGGAATGGCACCGCTGCGTCGTCTTCGGCAAGCTCGGAGAGTTCGCCGCCAAGCTGACCAAGGGCGCTCACATCCAGGTCGAGGGTGCGCTGCGCAGCCGCAAGTACGAGAGCAAGAAGACCAACTCGGAACAGACCATCTGGGAGATTCGGGTGAACTCGATTCTCAAGCTGGATCGCGCAGCCAAATCGGCGGCAGAAGACGATGACGAACTCATCGAGGAAGAGGTCGCATAG
- a CDS encoding RepB family DNA primase has translation MIQTAKDFLARSFAPCSTIALLLRTESPEKTQQRIVTLEQALAPRYLGWLAHENHAGANIYVAANPLRSGSRKRTKECIDNVRHLYLDIDEDGDARLAALRASDGLPVPSALLSTSHGKYQVLWRVEGFDFAMQEIALKRLACAFGGDPACTDCNRVLRVPGFFNRKYSPAHCVAVEYLSDATYSPADFRLPDVPAVAAILRSGDTQLSTPHKGTHSELDWAWACHQLAQGKDADKLTHKLASRRSDKPNPLYYAQRTIDIASARHWFLEGALIDDVITTLEDRRRFELPAALCFARAREIAATAQRMVARKKFA, from the coding sequence ATGATTCAAACAGCCAAAGACTTTCTCGCTCGGAGCTTCGCTCCTTGCTCGACGATTGCTCTCCTGCTGCGAACGGAGAGTCCAGAAAAAACGCAGCAGCGTATCGTCACTCTGGAGCAGGCGCTTGCGCCTCGTTACCTCGGCTGGCTCGCGCATGAGAACCATGCAGGAGCGAATATCTATGTTGCTGCCAATCCGCTTCGCTCTGGCAGCCGCAAGCGCACGAAAGAGTGCATCGACAACGTCCGGCATCTCTACCTGGACATCGACGAGGATGGCGATGCCCGGCTCGCTGCGCTCCGGGCATCGGATGGCCTGCCTGTTCCGAGCGCCCTCCTTTCCACGTCCCACGGCAAGTATCAGGTTCTTTGGCGGGTCGAGGGCTTCGACTTCGCGATGCAGGAAATCGCTCTCAAGCGGCTCGCGTGCGCCTTCGGCGGCGACCCTGCTTGCACCGATTGCAACCGGGTGCTTCGCGTCCCCGGTTTCTTCAATCGCAAGTATTCTCCCGCTCACTGCGTCGCGGTCGAATACCTCTCTGACGCAACCTACAGTCCCGCGGACTTTCGCTTACCGGATGTTCCTGCGGTCGCCGCGATCCTGAGAAGCGGCGACACGCAACTGAGCACACCTCATAAAGGCACCCATTCGGAACTCGATTGGGCGTGGGCTTGCCACCAGCTTGCCCAGGGTAAAGATGCCGACAAACTGACCCATAAGCTGGCTTCGCGGCGCTCCGACAAACCCAACCCTCTCTATTACGCGCAGCGAACCATTGACATTGCTTCCGCTCGTCATTGGTTCCTCGAAGGTGCACTGATTGACGACGTAATCACCACGCTCGAAGATCGCCGCCGCTTCGAGCTGCCTGCTGCACTGTGCTTCGCCCGTGCGCGGGAGATCGCGGCCACCGCACAACGCATGGTTGCACGTAAGAAATTTGCTTGA
- a CDS encoding type IV secretion system DNA-binding domain-containing protein: MAKTTWGRKETIIWPQHRPIYTYGAIFAAIVLTLLFIYGRLRLIGTPLQRFYMPVYVRISIFGSFSKTHRSEYRMLFLTGRGNKPSPVMDDDVVHGQTMEPGGRIIPLALSPSALQRGDDLLFRGPLRSYVDARLGDYLKVTVYKDELSAIVKTPLLCGAGVFLILLPLAVTKDVKRQKALKYGRRLKGPEKLTPQEFNEVVKGDGVGFKTDDMKEMIRIPARAEAQHMQFIGDTGAGKSALMFQVLRQVQSRGDSAIVYDPAREFVKRFYDPKRGDVILNPLDRRCPYWGPAEELRSRSEAKALAVSLFQPPQDRKGEFFIESPQKIFAFLMAYGPTPDELVQWMSNPYEIDRRLKGTEHAHLIDPQAHQQRAGVLGSLGLVADSLRLLPKKAEGNGTWTASDWAEKRQGWIFLTSRAAEREALRPLQSLWIDWLVLRLLNEPTKGQKRVWFLIDELASLQKLPQLHTAITEGRKGQNPVVLGFQGKAQVEYLYGHLAEVMLSQPATSVWLTTKEPNAGEWVSKFIGKVEIERLRETHFDGTRAGRNFTMDRQVEPLVLESEISGLPDLHAFMKYQNYVTYFSFPYFDMPEIAKPFELRERPDDKLPYDPKNIRNSKPEPSSAELKREPEPSAPTPTPNEPATSQAVQPELPLTTDVHEEQNVITHG; encoded by the coding sequence ATGGCAAAGACAACGTGGGGTCGCAAAGAGACGATCATCTGGCCGCAGCACCGGCCCATCTATACCTATGGCGCGATCTTCGCCGCCATCGTTCTGACGCTCCTGTTTATCTATGGACGCCTTCGCTTGATCGGAACTCCATTGCAGCGGTTTTATATGCCGGTCTATGTGCGTATTTCCATCTTTGGGTCGTTCAGCAAGACGCATCGCAGTGAGTACCGGATGCTCTTTCTGACCGGGCGAGGCAACAAGCCAAGCCCCGTCATGGATGACGACGTAGTGCATGGACAAACGATGGAGCCGGGAGGCCGAATCATTCCCCTGGCGCTCTCTCCGAGTGCGCTTCAGCGTGGCGACGACTTGCTCTTTCGCGGCCCGCTACGGAGTTACGTGGACGCCCGCCTGGGCGACTATCTCAAAGTTACTGTTTATAAGGATGAGCTGTCCGCCATCGTGAAAACACCGCTGCTCTGTGGGGCCGGAGTGTTTCTGATCCTGTTGCCACTCGCCGTCACCAAGGATGTGAAGCGACAGAAGGCTTTGAAGTATGGACGTCGGCTGAAAGGCCCTGAAAAGCTCACACCGCAGGAGTTCAACGAGGTAGTCAAAGGTGATGGCGTCGGCTTCAAAACCGATGACATGAAAGAGATGATTCGCATACCGGCGCGGGCAGAAGCCCAGCACATGCAGTTCATCGGAGACACGGGCGCGGGTAAGTCCGCCCTGATGTTCCAGGTACTGCGGCAGGTACAAAGCCGGGGCGATTCGGCCATCGTGTACGACCCGGCCCGCGAGTTCGTGAAGCGGTTCTATGACCCGAAGCGAGGCGATGTGATCCTGAATCCGTTGGACAGGCGCTGCCCCTATTGGGGGCCAGCCGAGGAACTTCGCAGCCGCTCCGAAGCGAAGGCGTTGGCCGTCTCCCTATTCCAGCCGCCGCAGGATCGCAAGGGCGAGTTCTTCATCGAGTCGCCGCAGAAAATCTTCGCGTTCCTGATGGCCTATGGACCGACGCCGGATGAACTGGTGCAGTGGATGTCGAACCCGTATGAGATCGACCGCAGGCTCAAAGGCACCGAGCACGCACACCTGATCGACCCACAGGCCCACCAGCAGAGGGCCGGTGTTCTGGGCTCCCTGGGATTGGTCGCCGACAGTCTTCGCCTGTTGCCGAAAAAGGCAGAGGGCAACGGCACATGGACCGCATCCGATTGGGCAGAGAAACGGCAGGGATGGATCTTCCTTACCTCGCGAGCAGCCGAGCGTGAGGCGCTACGGCCATTGCAGAGTCTATGGATTGACTGGCTGGTTTTGCGTCTGCTTAATGAGCCGACCAAGGGACAAAAGCGTGTCTGGTTCTTGATCGATGAGTTGGCGAGCTTGCAGAAGTTGCCGCAGCTTCATACGGCAATCACTGAGGGACGCAAGGGCCAGAACCCAGTCGTGCTTGGCTTCCAGGGCAAGGCGCAGGTTGAGTACCTGTACGGGCATCTGGCCGAGGTAATGCTCTCCCAGCCTGCGACGAGTGTTTGGCTCACCACCAAAGAACCAAACGCCGGGGAGTGGGTATCGAAGTTCATCGGCAAAGTAGAGATCGAGCGGCTGCGTGAGACACATTTCGACGGTACAAGGGCAGGTCGCAATTTCACGATGGATAGGCAGGTCGAGCCTCTGGTTCTGGAATCCGAAATCTCCGGTCTTCCCGACCTCCACGCCTTCATGAAATACCAAAACTACGTCACCTACTTTTCGTTTCCGTACTTCGATATGCCGGAAATTGCCAAGCCCTTTGAGTTGCGAGAGCGGCCTGACGACAAGCTCCCGTATGACCCGAAGAACATACGGAACAGCAAGCCGGAGCCGTCTTCTGCGGAACTGAAGCGGGAGCCGGAGCCCTCAGCCCCGACGCCCACGCCTAACGAGCCTGCAACATCCCAAGCGGTTCAGCCGGAGCTTCCACTCACTACTGATGTCCATGAAGAACAGAACGTCATCACGCACGGTTAG
- the mobF gene encoding MobF family relaxase encodes MLNISKPLSASQAQTYHAKEFTAAEQNYWKQRDTIQGEWHGKLAERFGLSGAVGAEEFARLSEGQHPETGKQLVSHRAVHEYKNADGKTVSPVEHRAGWDATFSAPKSVSLTALVGGDDRVREAHREAVNVALNELERYTQARIGGNNPAETTGKFVAAKFEHDTARPVDGYAAPQLHTHVVVFNMTERGNGKMRALQPHSLFESQQFATAVYQSHLTYKLRDLGYEIEAGKSGAPDVKGFTAAYLEASSPRRQQIEEALGRSGFSGPEAAQIAAHNTRDKKVILSPDQILAAHKQIADEFGNQADRVVAEAQARRQQQKHERPAKERQQQVREAVTFARDKGFEREAVVDERALYVDALRRGMGEMTYPEVRASFEARIASGEFKQITDDGSRAGRRFTTAATIKAEAEIVQKVQDGQSRAPQIMAIESAVPLVDSRPHFNAAQKRVVEEVLTSNDRVQGLQGRAGSGKTSVLSLIREGAEQNGYAVEGFAPTSRAAKQLRDVGIKADTLQRFIAGGGLQAAGDPANKHLYMIDESSLASTQQMRDFLQKIGPQDKILLIGDTRQHQGVDAGKPFEQLQDSGMRTAQLDQIMRQKDPELLKAVEHLSNNETAIGVEMLSQQGRITEIVDPQQRVAAIAKEYAAHPENTLVVSADNASRRAINQAVREELQALGVVDKADHSMRVLAPRNDMTGADREWANCYETGDVLHYTRGSKEHGIEPRSYAQVVTTNPAKNLVTVRKDDGQQVTYDPSRLRGIAAYHEIEREFAVGEKIQFTAPNRDLQVANRDLATIEHIGEDGKISARMDGGRDRIVRFDAHKMRHLDHGYAVTSHSSQGLTSERVLVNMDTEVHPELMNNRFAYVSVSRASHDAQIYTNNAASLTASLSHDVSKASAVTFGNAQINSMQQGLTLSVR; translated from the coding sequence ATGCTGAATATCTCGAAGCCGCTCTCTGCCAGCCAGGCGCAGACGTATCACGCGAAAGAGTTCACCGCCGCCGAGCAAAATTATTGGAAGCAACGGGACACCATTCAGGGAGAGTGGCATGGCAAGCTGGCCGAACGCTTCGGCCTTTCGGGCGCTGTGGGAGCAGAAGAGTTCGCCCGTTTATCCGAGGGCCAGCACCCGGAGACTGGCAAGCAGTTGGTCTCTCATCGCGCCGTCCATGAATACAAGAACGCGGACGGGAAAACGGTGTCTCCGGTCGAGCACCGTGCCGGATGGGACGCTACTTTCTCCGCGCCGAAGTCCGTCTCTCTTACCGCGCTTGTCGGCGGTGATGACCGCGTGCGCGAAGCGCATCGTGAGGCCGTCAACGTCGCCTTAAACGAATTGGAGAGATACACGCAGGCTCGAATTGGTGGCAACAACCCTGCCGAGACGACTGGAAAGTTTGTGGCGGCAAAGTTCGAGCATGACACCGCTCGCCCGGTAGACGGCTACGCCGCGCCACAGCTCCACACGCATGTCGTCGTCTTCAATATGACCGAACGTGGCAACGGCAAGATGCGAGCCTTGCAGCCGCACTCCCTATTTGAAAGCCAGCAGTTTGCCACCGCTGTCTATCAATCCCACCTCACGTACAAGTTGCGCGATCTTGGCTATGAAATCGAGGCGGGCAAGAGTGGAGCACCTGACGTAAAGGGTTTCACAGCGGCCTATCTTGAGGCATCCAGCCCACGCCGCCAGCAGATCGAAGAGGCGCTAGGACGTAGCGGTTTCAGCGGGCCGGAGGCCGCGCAGATCGCCGCACATAACACACGCGATAAAAAGGTGATTTTGTCTCCCGATCAGATCCTCGCGGCACACAAACAGATCGCCGATGAGTTCGGCAACCAGGCCGACCGGGTTGTGGCCGAGGCGCAGGCGCGTAGACAGCAACAGAAGCATGAACGTCCCGCCAAGGAGCGTCAACAGCAAGTGCGCGAAGCTGTGACCTTTGCCCGCGATAAGGGTTTCGAGCGCGAGGCCGTGGTAGACGAACGTGCTCTCTATGTGGATGCGCTGCGCCGTGGCATGGGCGAGATGACGTATCCGGAGGTCCGCGCCAGCTTCGAGGCGCGTATCGCCTCTGGCGAGTTCAAGCAGATCACCGACGATGGCTCCAGAGCTGGGCGCAGGTTCACCACCGCGGCGACCATCAAAGCCGAGGCGGAAATTGTTCAGAAGGTACAGGACGGACAGAGCCGCGCACCGCAGATCATGGCAATTGAGAGCGCAGTCCCGCTTGTGGACTCGCGCCCTCATTTCAATGCCGCGCAGAAGCGAGTTGTCGAAGAGGTTTTAACGTCCAATGACCGCGTACAGGGACTACAGGGACGAGCTGGCTCAGGCAAAACTTCGGTGCTTTCTCTGATACGCGAGGGAGCCGAACAGAACGGCTACGCCGTGGAAGGTTTTGCCCCAACTTCGCGGGCCGCGAAGCAGCTCCGCGATGTCGGGATTAAGGCGGACACTCTGCAACGCTTCATCGCGGGCGGCGGCCTGCAGGCCGCCGGCGATCCCGCGAACAAGCATCTCTACATGATCGATGAATCCTCCCTGGCATCGACGCAACAGATGCGTGACTTCCTCCAGAAGATCGGCCCGCAGGACAAAATTTTGTTGATCGGCGACACGCGCCAACATCAGGGCGTCGATGCTGGAAAACCCTTCGAGCAGTTGCAGGATTCTGGCATGAGGACCGCGCAGCTTGACCAGATCATGCGCCAGAAAGATCCCGAACTGCTGAAAGCAGTCGAGCATCTTTCGAACAATGAAACCGCTATCGGCGTCGAAATGCTTTCCCAGCAGGGCCGTATTACCGAGATTGTTGACCCGCAACAACGAGTCGCGGCAATCGCCAAGGAGTATGCCGCCCATCCTGAGAACACGCTCGTCGTCTCGGCGGATAATGCCTCGCGCCGCGCCATCAATCAGGCCGTGCGGGAAGAATTGCAGGCGCTTGGCGTCGTGGACAAAGCCGACCATTCCATGCGCGTGCTTGCGCCTCGCAACGATATGACCGGAGCGGATCGAGAGTGGGCTAACTGCTATGAGACGGGAGATGTCCTGCATTACACGAGAGGTAGCAAGGAGCATGGAATCGAGCCAAGAAGTTACGCCCAGGTTGTCACCACCAACCCGGCTAAAAACCTCGTTACGGTGCGAAAAGATGACGGTCAGCAGGTAACGTACGATCCATCACGTCTGCGCGGCATCGCCGCGTACCACGAGATCGAGCGCGAGTTTGCTGTTGGCGAGAAAATTCAATTTACGGCTCCGAACAGAGACTTGCAGGTTGCCAACCGCGACCTCGCCACCATCGAGCACATCGGAGAAGATGGCAAGATCAGCGCCCGCATGGATGGAGGTAGAGACCGCATCGTGCGCTTTGATGCCCACAAGATGCGGCACCTCGATCATGGCTACGCCGTGACGTCACATAGCTCCCAAGGACTCACGTCTGAGCGCGTGTTGGTGAATATGGACACAGAGGTTCATCCCGAATTGATGAACAACAGGTTTGCATATGTATCCGTCTCGCGAGCTTCTCATGATGCGCAGATTTATACCAACAACGCTGCTTCGCTCACAGCGAGTCTTAGCCATGATGTGAGCAAGGCATCCGCTGTCACCTTCGGCAATGCGCAGATCAATTCTATGCAGCAGGGACTGACTCTGAGCGTGCGCTAA
- a CDS encoding DNA adenine methylase has protein sequence MALEDSDLPKPYRLLHFTPLRYPGGKAKLAAYVKALMKENGLLDGEYVEPYAGGAAIALELLFHEYVSRVHINDVSVPVHSFWKSVLEHTDDFCSLILKTPLTVKAWDKQKQILSHLDNHTELEIGFATFFLNRTNRSGILNGGIIGGRDQTGPWKIDARFNAKELVKRVEAIAAMKDRIKLTRQDALRFLKSGMAKWPAKTLVYLDPPYYVKGRALYHDFYEHQDHEKVAKFMMSATHQQRWIVSYDNVPAIRDLYRGTSHVVYDIGYSARSASRGSEVMFFCDGLKVPALIGPIKITEDHTGIFRRMA, from the coding sequence ATGGCCCTAGAAGATTCCGACCTACCGAAACCATATCGTCTTCTGCACTTCACGCCTTTGCGTTATCCGGGCGGTAAGGCAAAACTTGCAGCCTATGTCAAAGCCCTAATGAAAGAGAATGGACTCCTCGATGGCGAATACGTCGAGCCCTATGCCGGTGGGGCTGCAATTGCCCTCGAACTTCTTTTTCACGAGTACGTTTCCCGCGTCCATATCAATGATGTCAGCGTGCCGGTGCATTCCTTCTGGAAGAGTGTTCTTGAGCATACCGACGACTTTTGCAGCTTGATTTTGAAGACACCCTTGACCGTGAAGGCATGGGATAAGCAGAAGCAGATACTGTCTCATCTTGATAATCACACCGAACTTGAAATTGGGTTTGCGACATTCTTTCTAAACCGGACTAATCGTTCTGGCATTCTGAATGGGGGCATTATCGGAGGGCGTGACCAGACCGGACCCTGGAAAATCGATGCGCGTTTTAACGCTAAAGAGTTAGTCAAACGCGTTGAAGCGATCGCAGCTATGAAAGATCGAATCAAGCTCACGCGCCAGGATGCCCTCAGATTCTTGAAGAGCGGAATGGCCAAATGGCCCGCGAAGACGCTCGTGTATCTTGATCCTCCTTATTATGTAAAAGGCCGTGCGCTTTATCACGACTTCTACGAGCATCAGGATCATGAGAAGGTTGCCAAATTTATGATGTCCGCGACGCATCAGCAGCGTTGGATAGTGTCATACGACAACGTCCCTGCGATCCGCGATCTGTACCGAGGAACCAGTCATGTTGTTTATGACATCGGATACAGCGCGAGATCTGCATCCCGTGGTTCTGAGGTCATGTTCTTCTGTGATGGACTAAAGGTTCCGGCACTCATCGGACCGATTAAGATTACTGAGGATCACACCGGCATTTTCCGTCGAATGGCCTGA
- a CDS encoding DUF6334 family protein: protein MTTTKVKAAEALYPLLSAFHEVNGLLLKAVRREVVDDLFVGLVLDFESKALMIKADPDDDTLDFWVTNSSAQDWKEATEVSSTHPWREFIGTEFGWGWVSVNQQGYLDGLVWSFGGILPQLLVTVVASSLKVLDVTATA from the coding sequence ATGACAACAACAAAGGTGAAAGCAGCCGAAGCTCTGTATCCCCTTCTTTCGGCTTTTCATGAAGTTAACGGGCTCCTTCTCAAGGCTGTGCGGAGGGAGGTTGTCGATGACCTATTTGTGGGCCTAGTGCTCGATTTTGAGTCGAAGGCCCTCATGATCAAGGCAGACCCAGATGACGACACCCTGGACTTTTGGGTAACAAATTCTTCGGCGCAGGACTGGAAAGAAGCCACCGAGGTTAGTTCGACCCATCCATGGCGAGAGTTTATCGGCACAGAGTTCGGTTGGGGATGGGTGTCGGTGAACCAGCAAGGCTACCTTGATGGGCTAGTGTGGAGCTTCGGAGGAATTCTGCCGCAACTCCTCGTTACGGTAGTGGCGTCGTCCCTTAAAGTGCTCGATGTGACAGCTACTGCATAA